Proteins from one Procambarus clarkii isolate CNS0578487 chromosome 40, FALCON_Pclarkii_2.0, whole genome shotgun sequence genomic window:
- the LOC138372796 gene encoding uncharacterized protein has protein sequence MSPGPSGDQMLLGCASACVYRCLRVQLLGCASACVYRCLRVQLLGCASACVYRCLCVQLLGCASACVYRCLRVQLLGCASACVYRCLRVQLLGCASGCLYRCLRVQLLGCASGCLYRCLRVQLFGCAAACVYRCLRVQLFGCAAACVYRCLRVQLFGCAAACVYRCLRVQLFGCAAACVYRCLRVQLLGCASACVCSCLGVQLPVCAAAWVCICLRVPLPACAAAWVCICLRVPLPACAAAWVCIWLPVPLPACAAACIIHIYTKDNALLPFSCICIGQVQTS, from the coding sequence CTGCTTGGGTGTGCATCTGCCTGCGTGTACCGCTGCCTGCGTGTGCAGCTGCTTGGGTGTGCATCTGCCTGCGTGTACCGCTGCCTGCGTGTGCAGCTGCTTGGGTGTGCATCTGCCTGCGTGTACCGCTGCCTGTGTGTGCAGCTGCTTGGGTGTGCATCTGCCTGCGTGTACCGCTGCCTGCGTGTGCAGCTGCTTGGGTGTGCATCTGCCTGCGTGTACCGCTGCCTGCGTGTGCAGCTGCTTGGGTGTGCATCTGGCTGCCTGTACCGCTGCCTGCGTGTGCAGCTGCTTGGGTGTGCATCTGGCTGCCTGTACCGCTGCCTGCGTGTGCAGCTGTTTGGGTGTGCAGCTGCCTGCGTGTACCGCTGCCTGCGTGTGCAGCTGTTTGGGTGTGCAGCTGCCTGCGTGTACCGCTGCCTGCGTGTGCAGCTGTTTGGGTGTGCAGCTGCCTGCGTGTACCGCTGCCTGCGTGTGCAGCTGTTTGGGTGTGCAGCTGCCTGCGTGTACCGCTGCCTGCGTGTGCAGCTGCTTGGGTGTGCATCTGCCTGCGTGTGCAGCTGCTTGGGTGTGCAGCTGCCTGTGTGTGCAGCTGCTTGGGTGTGCATCTGCCTGCGTGTACCGCTGCCTGCGTGTGCAGCTGCTTGGGTGTGCATCTGCCTGCGTGTACCGCTGCCTGCGTGTGCAGCTGCTTGGGTGTGCATCTGGCTGCCTGTACCGCTGCCTGCGTGTGCAGCTGCTTGCATAATTCATATTTACACTAAAGACAATGCATTGTTGCCTTTCTCTTGCATATGTATTGGACAGGTCCAAACAAGTTGA